One stretch of Ictalurus punctatus breed USDA103 chromosome 5, Coco_2.0, whole genome shotgun sequence DNA includes these proteins:
- the zgc:101664 gene encoding shieldin complex subunit 3 encodes MVIGCMDVCLHYKSHQDKSNDFVSISEKALEVFPRRVLPVFTPWFPSGTDRSCPIKPKKDPPVISLNQQESSEFLPRQPEFVFSSSRCTDDQEKFVDTSKRRLISIPAPADEQPKADFENVAKRCKRSWSVYPPKKKTPQRTQYISRQFQKTVQRYGLDLHQRAKWIISELNCAPQSIEEVWSKLNQAIKQSRLPTCNANYQRNLIQIWVYSDISYCEYIGNFLRENFQLSGELTLAVHKLGDIFKL; translated from the coding sequence ATGGTCAttggatgtatggatgtatgttTACACTACAAAAGTCATCAAGATAAATCTAATGATTTTGTGTCTATTTCCGAGAAGGCTCTAGAGGTCTTTCCGCGTCGTGTTTTGCCAGTATTTACACCTTGGTTTCCTTCTGGCACTGACAGATCTTGTCCAATCAAACCTAAAAAGGATCCTCCAGTCATTTCACTTAATCAGCAGGAAAGTTCAGAATTTTTGCCTCGACAACCagagtttgttttttcttcaagtCGCTGTACAGATGATCAAGAGAAATTTGTGGATACCAGTAAGAGGAGATTGATATCAATCCCAGCACCTGCTGATGAACAGCCCAAGGCAGATTTTGAGAATGTGGCAAAGAGGTGTAAACGCTCGTGGAGTGTCTATCcaccaaaaaagaaaacacctcAGAGAACACAATACATCTCCAGACAGTTCCAGAAAACTGTACAGAGATATGGACTTGACTTGCACCAGAGAGCAAAATGGATCATTTCTGAACTGAACTGTGCACCGCAGAGCATTGAGGAGGTTTGGTCCAAGCTCAACCAAGCTATTAAGCAGTCCAGGCTTCCAACATGCAATGCCAATTATCAAAGAAACTTGATCCAAATCTGGGTGTACAGTGACATATCTTACTGTGAATATATTGGAAATTTCTTGCGAGAAAATTTCCAGCTCTCAGGGGAGCTCACTTTAGCTGTCCATAAACTAGGAGACATCTTTAAATTGTAA
- the LOC108265121 gene encoding interleukin-6 receptor subunit beta, with protein sequence MHRMMSRCTFCIMFCIFSLCYYGVSLEWHGKELKRSYSYTEELTVSGTDLKICNNHKNMCVMDMEDCASTPSHGKDSFLNTSCRYHVLQKSFVCKWIYLNNVKAKTTNSFVFIQREDFKHCPSIFSPIAAFNMNIISKDIVNKAKLISEAYTVSIEAITQAPRPVITSVNATSATSLNVTWTKHHWHSTKCQIRYKCSTTEQWTVVKLLQQKDLLTVPEKEELEISHEIDGLQPFSQYNLTVACSGDYGLWSDWSEEFQGMTFEAIPTAPPYVSFYVEPSNNRSRLQKLILIWRALEIKEARGYILGYEVTYTPTKQPGLKRTIYTTDQKAILEVTAGDYNLTVMAHNTAGWSPSTNLRINADVLQSLPKIKGLWASSEAFSLKIRWETAAVNVSEFAIEWFSFGDVASKQWKRLNGSTFSTVLTGQIKPLKNYSISVYSLYGTLCAPPETIQASLVYGTLLNIVQLQPEIVTKTSVTVQWVWKKQSPTTNVLQYRLVLSGANETRSLVIFPNQWQHTFHNLQTNVRYIVSIYGETTSGHFLKANTEFIMPYLETDETIKVAVPIVLLIVIFSIFSVLSRTVYKDYFFPNIANPGHSLIGRWLLNHPHEEAVVNVLKLKDFSEKLREDFSETEKSLIHIEPKMSLDGQDFDEDMTMSKMSFPDNYPIENSDHLENSMTLPGFSEYVENYEIQHFSQVRQQ encoded by the exons ATGCACAGGATGATGAGCAGGTGCACTTTCTGCATAATGTTCTGCATCTTCTCTCTATGCTATT ATGGAGTCTCCTTAGAGTGGCATGGAAAGGAACTTAAGAGAAGTTACAGTTATACAG AAGAACTTACTGTCAGTGGTACAGACCTGAAAATATGCAATAACCACAAAAATATGTGTGTCATGGATATGGAAGACTGTGCTTCTACACCATCACATGGGAAGG ACAGTTTTTTGAACACATCATGCCGTTATCATGTCCTACAGAAATCATTTGTTTgcaaatggatttatttaaataatgtcaaagccaaaacaacaaactcatttgttttcattca ACGTGAAGACTTCAAACATTGTCCTAGCATTTTTAGCCCAATTGCTGCctttaatatgaatataatatcAAAGGATATCGTCAACAAAGCTAAATTAATCTCAGAAGCTTACACAGTATCCATCGAAGCAATAA CCCAAGCTCCACGTCCTGTTATCACATCAGTGAATGCAACATCAGCAACATCACTAAATGTAACATGGACCAAACATCACTGGCACAGCACGAAATGTCAAATCCGTTACAAATGCTCCACTACAGAACAATGGACAGTGGTAAAACTTTTACAACAAAAG GATTTATTGACTGTCCCTGAGAAAGAAGAATTAGAGATTTCGCATGAAATTGATGGCCTGCAGCCTTTTAGCCAGTATAATCTTACTGTTGCCTGTAGCGGGGATTATGGGCTATGGAGTGACTGGAGTGAAGAATTTCAAGGAATGACATTCGAGGCTA TTCCCACTGCACCACCTTATGTCAGTTTTTATGTTGAGCCTTCTAATAACAGATCCAGGCTTCAAAAGCTGATACTTATCTGGAGG GCTTTGGAGATAAAGGAGGCCAGAGGATACATTCTTGGATATGAGGTgacatacacacctaccaaACAGCCAGGTTTGAAGAGAACAATTTATACTACGGATCAGAAAGCTATCTTAGAAGTGACTGCAGGGGACTATAACCTGACAGTAATGGCCCATAACACTGCTGGATGGTCTCCTTCAACTAATCTTCGAATCAATGCTGATGTTTTACAAA GTCTGCCAAAGATAAAAGGACTCTGGGCCAGCAGTGAAGCATTTTCACTGAAGATCCGATGGGAGACAGCAGCTGTGAATGTTAGTGAGTTTGCCATTGAGTGGTTCTCTTTTGGTGATGTTGCCTCGAAACAATGGAAAAGACTAAATGGCTCAACATTTTCAACAGTTCTGACAG GACAGATCAAGCCCCTAAAGAACTACAGCATCAGTGTGTATTCTCTTTATGGAACTCTGTGTGCGCCCCCAGAAACGATTCAAGCCAGTCTAGTGTATGGAA CACTTCTAAACATTGTTCAGCTGCAACCTGAAATTGTGACAAAAACATCAGTGACAGTCCAGTGGGTGTGGAAAAAACAATCCCCAACCACAAATGTTCTTCAATATAGACTTGTGTTAAGTGGTGCCAATGAAACAAGAT CATTAGTGATTTTCCCAAATCAGTGGCAGCACACATTTCACAACCTACAGACAAACGTCAGGTACATCGTATCTATTTATGGCGAGACTACATCTGGTCACTTTTTGAAGGCAAACACTGAATTTATAATGCCTTATCTTG aaactgatgaaaCAATAAAagttgctgttccaatagtacTTCTTATTGTTATATTCAGTATTTTCTCAGTTCTCTCCAGAACCGT CTATAAGGACTACTTTTTCCCCAACATCGCTAACCCTGGGCATAGTCTTATTGGACGCTGGCTGCTAAATCATCCACATGAG GAGGCTGTGGTGAATGTGCTCAAATTGAAGGATTTCTCAGAGAAACTGAGAGAGGATTTCTCAGAGACTGAAAAGAGTCTCATTCACATAGAGCCCAAAATGTCCTTAGATGGACAGGATTTTGATGAAGACATGACCATGTCAAAAATGTCTTTTCCTGATAACTACCCGATAGAAAATTCAGACCATTTGGAGAATTCTATGACTTTACCTGGTTTTAGTGAGTATGTTGAAAACTATGAGATACAACATTTTTCCCAAGTGAGGCAGCAGTGA